The region CCGCACGCGGGAGAGGGGGAGCCGGATCAGCAAAGCCGACCATCTTCACGCAATTGCAGCGTGACCCACTAGTACAGCGAGGCGGAGGTCATTCGGGCGTTAGCCTGACGTACAGCACCCCGATCAGGTTTACCTCACCCCCCGGCCCCCTCTCCGCGCCGGAGAGGGGGCCGGGGGGTGAGGTGATCCCGGCTCGGACTCCGGATGCTATTCGACCAAGCTGTGCTAGGCGACCGGCGGGGTGCGGCGGGCCGTGGGCAGCGACACGCGCGACGGCGAGCGCGGCCGGACCAGCCGGCGCATGGCATCCGGGGCGCCGAAGCCGCCAGATTTCGTGATGACGGCCCGGCCGTCCCAGACGCCGCCGATCGCGACGCCGGCTGCGATGCCCGGCAGCGGCTCCTGCTCCAGGCGCAACCCCGAGATGCCCAACGCCAGCAGGCAGGCCCGGGCCGTCGAGCCGCCGGTCAGGAACAGACCGCCCGGCGTGGTGTCCTCCACCACCGTGCGACAGGCGCGGGCCAGCGCCCGGGCCGCGCGCTCGTCCAGGGAGAGGCCGCGCGTGGGCGCACCCGCCGCACCGGGCGTGACCACGAGCCGCAGCACGGGTGTCACGTCCTGGCGCAGCAGGCCCACCGCGCGCCGGCCGGCCGCCACGGCCAGCGCCGGCCGCGCCAGCAATTCGTCCACGTCAAGTTCGAGCACCTCCGCCCCGGCCCGCGCCAGCTCGACTACCTGGTGCCCGGTCACCTCGGTCTGACTGCCGGCGACAACCAGCCAGGGAGGGCCATCTTCGGCGGCGGCCGGCGCCAACGGCAGCGTGTGCGTCGCCACGGGGGCCGCCCCGCGCTCGGCACGCACCTGGACTTCCCACTCGGCCAGCGCCGCCGCCAGCCCGCCCGCGCCGGCCAGCAGCACGGGCTGCGGATGGCCCATCGCGGCGGCCACCAGCGTCGTGAGGTGGCCGGGCGTGTCCGCATCGGCCACCACCACGCGCGCCCCAGATGCTGACAGCGCCTGCAGGCGCTCGCCAACGGCCTCGACGCCGCCCCGCAGCGCAGCCAGATCCAGGACGCCGGTCCGGCGGTCGGCAGGCAGCCCGGCAAGCTGCGCGACCTTCCCCAACGATCCACGCCCGTCCACGAAGATCTCGCCGCCCTGGACCCAGCGCCCGGTCGCCGGGAAGGCCGGGCAGAGCAGCGCCAGCGGCGTGTCCCAGGCCCGCATGCAGGCCAGCAGCTCCGGCCCGACGTGGCCGCGCAGCGTCGAATCGACCTTCTTGAACAGGCGCGTCGGTTCGGCAGGGTCTGGGGAGCGTAACGAGCGGGCCGCGACGGCCGTCCGGGCGACGGCCAGCCGCCGGCTCAGGCGGCGGGTGTCGGCGTCGAGGGCCACCACGTCCACGCCGTCGGTCCGCCCGAGCGGGACCGGGCGCGGGGACAGCAGCACGCGCGTCGCAAGGCCGCGCCGCGCGAACGGCACGGACGAGTCGCAGGCGCCAGTCAGGTCATCCGCCAGGATGGCGAGGGTCATCGAGCACCAGCCGTTCCGCCCTCACGCTGACAGGGCGCTTCTGCTCCACCACCAGGCGAAGGCAGCGTGGCTGCGGCGCGGTCGCCAGTTCTCGGCCAGCGCGCGGACCTGCTGCTCGGTCGCCTTGCGGCCGAGATCGTAGGCTGGCCCGATGGCAACCTGCAATCCGACATCAGCGGCCGGGATCACGTCGGGGTGGCCGAGGCCGCGCATCAACACGTATTCGGCGGTCCACCGCCCGACGCCGCGCAGGGCCGTCAGCGTCGTGATAGCGTCCTCAGACGGCGCGTCGGCGAGGTGCTCCCAGGGGATGCGATCCTCGGCCACGAGCGCCGCCAGCCCACGGACGTAGTCGCTCTTCTGGCGGCTGAACTGGATCTCGCGGAGGTCGGCAGGGTCGGCCTCGGCCAGGCGGGCGGCCTCCGGAAAGAGCCGGTAGGTGCGGCCCTCGTACTCAAGGTGATCGCCGTACCGCTCCACCAGCGCCCGCTTCATCTTGTAGGCGAAGGCCAGGGTGATCTGCTGCCCGAGGATGGCCCACACCAGGCACTCGAAGGGCGAGGGCATCAACGGAGCGCGCGCGCCGTGCAGGCGGGCCAGCAGCGCCCCGAAGACCGGATCGCGCTCGGCGATCGGCAACAGCTCGGCCGGCTCCTGGTCGATCCGCCACCAGCGGGCCGCCTCGGCGGCAGCACACGCCAGCAGCCGCGGATCGTCCAGATCGCCATCCCCCACGGCCAGGATGCTCACCGTCAGCAGAGGAGCGTCGAGCGTGCCGCCCGGCGCGATCTCCAGCAGGACCGGCCGGCCGCCGAGACGGACGGCGCGTCGATAGCGACCGTCCATCACCACGTCGAGCGGCTCGAGCGGCGAGCGGCTGAGGTAGCCGAGCATCGGGCCGGGATTGAAGGGCGAGCGGGGCGTCAGGGTGATGGTCGGGTGGAGTTGGGGCATACGGGGATAGTACACACCAGCGGCCCACAAGCTCGTGGCCTGTCAGTCGTGAACGACCGGGTCGGGTCACTCAACGCGTCCCCCGTCATCCCAAGCGAAGTGAGCGTGCGAACGAAGTCGAGGGATCTTCCTCACGCTACAGGCGGAGTGGGATCTTCTCCTTCTGCGGTCGGGATGACGAGAGGGTGTGTTCGCAGGGCGATTGCATGTTGATGTCGTCGTGCCGCCGCGTCGGGGCTTGAAAGCCCCGCCTACCATCCTGCAGTCGCTGCGCGACGCTCCAGTCGCACCGGACGACGGCTGTGCCCGGCGTCCGTCGCGCAGCGACGGTGTGACTGTAGGCGGGGACTTCAGTCCCCGACCGCCCGTTCCATGATCCTTCGGGGACACCAATGAACATGCAATCGCCCTGGGTGTGTTCGTGCCTCGCCGCGGTCGGGATGACGATGGGCACCGAACGACCCTGCGATTCACGCCTGCCGAGCCACTAGACCTGGGTGGGCGGCACGTCCTCGGCTGGCCCCTCGCCGGCGGCCTCGGCCTCGCTGACCGCTTCGCCTTCACCCTCGGCCAGGATCTGGTACAGCCCCCGACGGGCGTCGGCCAGCACCTGCCGGGCCTGCTTGAGCTGCGTCGGCGTGGCAGCCTGCGAGACCTGGACCACCGCCATCGCGACCTGCCCGAGCAGCGGGAACAGCTCCGTGGAGCTGTCGATGAAGTCGGCCTTCATGGTCTCCCAGGGAGCGGCGACCTCATCCTTGTGGGCCTCGACATAGGCGCGGCCGGCCTCGGTCAAGCGGAAGCTGCGCCGTCCATCCTCAGTTGCCTCTTCGA is a window of Chloroflexota bacterium DNA encoding:
- a CDS encoding four-carbon acid sugar kinase family protein encodes the protein MTLAILADDLTGACDSSVPFARRGLATRVLLSPRPVPLGRTDGVDVVALDADTRRLSRRLAVARTAVAARSLRSPDPAEPTRLFKKVDSTLRGHVGPELLACMRAWDTPLALLCPAFPATGRWVQGGEIFVDGRGSLGKVAQLAGLPADRRTGVLDLAALRGGVEAVGERLQALSASGARVVVADADTPGHLTTLVAAAMGHPQPVLLAGAGGLAAALAEWEVQVRAERGAAPVATHTLPLAPAAAEDGPPWLVVAGSQTEVTGHQVVELARAGAEVLELDVDELLARPALAVAAGRRAVGLLRQDVTPVLRLVVTPGAAGAPTRGLSLDERAARALARACRTVVEDTTPGGLFLTGGSTARACLLALGISGLRLEQEPLPGIAAGVAIGGVWDGRAVITKSGGFGAPDAMRRLVRPRSPSRVSLPTARRTPPVA
- a CDS encoding DNA-3-methyladenine glycosylase 2 family protein, which gives rise to MPQLHPTITLTPRSPFNPGPMLGYLSRSPLEPLDVVMDGRYRRAVRLGGRPVLLEIAPGGTLDAPLLTVSILAVGDGDLDDPRLLACAAAEAARWWRIDQEPAELLPIAERDPVFGALLARLHGARAPLMPSPFECLVWAILGQQITLAFAYKMKRALVERYGDHLEYEGRTYRLFPEAARLAEADPADLREIQFSRQKSDYVRGLAALVAEDRIPWEHLADAPSEDAITTLTALRGVGRWTAEYVLMRGLGHPDVIPAADVGLQVAIGPAYDLGRKATEQQVRALAENWRPRRSHAAFAWWWSRSALSA